A window from Vanessa atalanta chromosome 18, ilVanAtal1.2, whole genome shotgun sequence encodes these proteins:
- the LOC125070977 gene encoding mitochondrial intermembrane space import and assembly protein 40-B codes for MSSRRVWETGEGGKDVVVVAAREELSAPSAASLPAPEPAPGLILPDGSINWGCPCLGGMATGPCGTQFRDAFSCFHYSEAEPKGSDCYEKFSIMQECMGQYPELYGKDEDEDELAAALEQAADAPPSEREGPAAPAAPAERAPPAEPAPARD; via the exons ATGTCGTCGCGGCGCGTGTGGGAGACGGGCGAGGGCGGCAAGGACGTGGTGGTGGTGGCGGCGCGCGAGGAGCTGTCGGCGCCGAGCGCCGCGTCGCTGCCCGCGCCCGAGCCCGCGCCCGGCCTCATCCTGCCCGACGGCTCCATCAACTGGGGCTGCCCGTGCCTGGGCGGGATGGCCACGGGGCCGTGCGGCACGCAGTTCCGGGACGCCTTCTCCTGCTTCCACTACAG CGAAGCGGAACCCAAAGGCAGCGACTGCTACGAAAAGTTTAGTATAATGCAGGAGTGCATGGGCCAGTACCCCGAACTTTACGGCAAGGACGAGGACGAGGACGAGCTGGCGGCGGCGCTGGAGCAGGCCGCGGACGCTCCCCCCTCCGAGCGGGAGGGCCCCGCGGCCCCCGCGGCCCCCGCCGAGAGAGCGCCCCCCGCGGAGCCCGCGCCCGCTCGAGACTGA